In Candidatus Buchananbacteria bacterium CG10_big_fil_rev_8_21_14_0_10_42_9, a single genomic region encodes these proteins:
- a CDS encoding threonine--tRNA ligase: MGINQLDKIRHSLAHLLAAAILEMYPGAKLAIGPPVNDGFYYDFELPAQISDSDLKRIENRMRKILKTWDKFSRIEVESSWAKELFAENSYKLEIINELNKSGEIISLYSAGKFLDLCRGGHVSSAKNIDPDCFSLDRIAGAYWRGDEKNAMLTRIYGLAFNSKEELEEYVERREAAKQRDHKKLGRQLELFDFHETAPGMPYWLPNGLIVYNELVDFWRKNHAAHGYQEIATPLINKKELWETSGHWDHYREDMFVVSAEEETYGLKPMNCPNAMIVFNMKKRSYKDLPLRFSDSDTLHRYERSGVLNGLLRARSFRQDDAHNFITQDQIESEYAQIFQIVKDFYGIFNLKFRYRLGTRPKKFIGQARLWDIAESALKKILDQTCGAGNYEVAKGDGAFYGPKVDIIMQDALGRDWQMGTVQLDFQLPQRFNLIYTAKDGSAKTPVVIHRVVYGSLERFIGILIEHTAGKLPVWLSPIQVMIVTIGKQHDNFSEKVADQLKAAGVRIMLNKNNETLSKKILKGKNLKIPYIVIIGDKEVKTNSVTVERYNGSSNKQMDLSVLVNELENKIVAKS; encoded by the coding sequence ATGGGAATTAACCAACTTGATAAAATTCGCCATTCGCTTGCCCACTTACTGGCCGCCGCAATACTCGAAATGTATCCAGGTGCAAAGTTGGCAATTGGTCCCCCAGTAAATGATGGGTTTTATTATGATTTTGAGCTACCCGCACAAATTTCTGATTCAGATCTAAAGCGAATAGAAAATCGCATGAGAAAAATTTTAAAAACTTGGGATAAATTTTCTAGGATAGAAGTTGAGTCTAGCTGGGCTAAAGAGTTATTTGCTGAAAATTCTTATAAGCTTGAAATTATTAATGAATTAAATAAATCAGGCGAGATTATTTCACTTTATTCAGCAGGTAAATTTCTTGATCTTTGCCGAGGGGGACATGTTAGTAGTGCTAAAAACATTGATCCCGATTGCTTTTCGCTCGATAGGATTGCTGGCGCTTATTGGCGAGGCGATGAGAAAAACGCTATGCTGACTAGAATTTATGGGTTAGCGTTTAATTCTAAGGAAGAACTAGAGGAATATGTTGAACGGCGCGAAGCAGCAAAACAGCGTGACCATAAAAAATTAGGCCGCCAACTTGAACTTTTTGACTTTCATGAAACCGCGCCTGGAATGCCATATTGGTTGCCAAACGGTTTAATTGTATATAACGAGCTAGTTGATTTTTGGAGAAAGAATCATGCTGCCCACGGCTATCAAGAAATTGCTACTCCTCTAATTAACAAAAAAGAATTGTGGGAAACATCAGGGCATTGGGATCATTACCGCGAAGACATGTTTGTGGTAAGTGCTGAAGAAGAAACGTACGGACTAAAACCTATGAATTGTCCTAATGCGATGATTGTTTTTAATATGAAGAAGCGCAGTTATAAAGATTTGCCGCTTCGGTTTTCAGATTCAGATACCCTACATCGGTATGAGCGGTCAGGTGTGTTGAATGGCCTTCTGCGAGCGCGGTCATTTCGTCAAGATGACGCTCACAACTTTATTACTCAAGATCAAATTGAGAGTGAATATGCCCAAATTTTTCAAATCGTAAAGGATTTTTACGGAATTTTTAACCTTAAGTTTCGTTATCGCTTAGGTACGCGCCCGAAAAAATTTATTGGCCAAGCAAGGCTTTGGGACATTGCTGAATCAGCCTTGAAAAAGATTCTCGACCAAACCTGTGGCGCAGGTAATTATGAAGTCGCTAAAGGGGATGGTGCTTTTTATGGACCTAAGGTAGATATTATTATGCAAGATGCCCTGGGGAGAGACTGGCAGATGGGTACGGTACAGTTAGATTTTCAGCTCCCCCAGCGTTTTAATTTAATCTATACCGCCAAAGACGGTTCAGCCAAAACCCCCGTCGTTATACATCGGGTAGTTTACGGCTCACTTGAAAGGTTTATCGGTATACTAATTGAGCATACTGCAGGCAAATTACCGGTTTGGCTTTCCCCGATCCAGGTTATGATAGTTACTATAGGAAAACAGCATGATAATTTTAGTGAAAAGGTGGCAGACCAACTTAAAGCCGCAGGGGTTCGAATAATGCTTAATAAAAACAATGAAACACTGAGTAAAAAAATACTTAAAGGTAAGAATTTGAAAATTCCATATATAGTAATCATTGGTGATAAGGAAGTCAAAACTAATAGTGTAACTGTTGAAAGATATAATGGTTCAAGCAATAAACAAATGGATTTGTCCGTGTTAGTAAACGAATTGGAAAATAAAATCGTTGCAAAATCTTAA
- a CDS encoding cysteine desulfurase NifS, with protein MSYLDNNATTKVAPEVCDVILDCLKKDYGNPSSLHKLGQASANLLAEARERVASSINAYPDEIIFVGSGSEANNLCIKGFCDFHADKRKHIITSSIEHPSVLEVYRVLEAKGFEVTYLPVNTEGFIALDEIEKAIRPDTFLVSLMHANNEIGTIQPIEKISQMCRRQNVIFHTDAVQSFLKVPLDVQKIPIDLASFSGHKIHGPKGIGFVYKRRGLSITSQVNGGGQEMKLRAGTENLAFILGLAKAIGIFDIKKDVMQMRKLQSHAIDKLLSMPNIRLNGPKDLVKRICNNINISVSHVEGEFLLEQLSQSNIFVSTGSACSSKSTKVSPVLRAINCPPEYIHGNIRISLSRYTTMKDVNNFIKEFERIVSGKGNGLNITIYGN; from the coding sequence ATGAGTTATTTAGATAACAATGCTACTACTAAAGTTGCTCCTGAAGTTTGCGATGTTATTTTAGATTGTTTAAAAAAAGATTATGGCAATCCTTCTTCTCTGCATAAATTAGGCCAAGCCTCAGCTAATCTGCTTGCCGAAGCCCGGGAAAGAGTCGCTTCATCAATTAATGCCTACCCTGACGAGATAATTTTTGTTGGTTCTGGCTCGGAGGCAAATAATTTATGTATTAAAGGTTTTTGTGATTTTCACGCTGATAAAAGAAAGCATATTATAACTTCCTCAATAGAACATCCGTCTGTTTTGGAAGTATATCGCGTTTTAGAAGCGAAAGGCTTTGAGGTGACATATCTGCCCGTAAATACCGAAGGTTTCATCGCCTTGGATGAGATTGAAAAGGCTATTCGTCCGGATACGTTTTTGGTTTCTTTGATGCATGCTAATAATGAAATCGGTACGATTCAGCCAATAGAAAAAATTAGTCAAATGTGCCGCCGACAAAATGTCATTTTTCATACAGATGCCGTTCAAAGCTTTCTTAAGGTACCACTGGATGTCCAGAAAATTCCAATCGATTTAGCTTCATTCTCTGGACATAAAATTCATGGACCAAAAGGAATTGGCTTTGTTTATAAGAGGAGGGGTTTGTCAATTACTTCACAAGTAAACGGCGGCGGCCAGGAGATGAAATTGCGCGCCGGAACAGAAAATTTAGCTTTTATTTTGGGCCTGGCCAAAGCAATTGGTATCTTCGATATAAAAAAGGATGTTATGCAGATGCGCAAACTCCAAAGTCATGCAATTGATAAGCTTTTATCAATGCCAAATATTCGCTTAAATGGCCCTAAAGATTTAGTCAAACGTATTTGCAATAATATCAACATTTCCGTCAGTCATGTTGAGGGAGAGTTTTTACTTGAACAGTTGAGCCAGTCAAATATTTTTGTTTCGACCGGCTCGGCTTGCTCTTCTAAATCAACCAAAGTTTCTCCGGTCCTCAGAGCCATTAACTGTCCGCCTGAATATATTCACGGCAATATTAGGATTAGCCTTTCGCGATATACGACAATGAAAGATGTTAATAACTTTATAAAAGAATTTGAGCGCATAGTGTCTGGAAAAGGCAATGGCTTGAATATTACTATATATGGGAATTAA